The following is a genomic window from Branchiostoma lanceolatum isolate klBraLanc5 chromosome 10, klBraLanc5.hap2, whole genome shotgun sequence.
CTGACAATCATTAACCTTGATAAGCGGACTGTTTGCAGCGCAAGCGTCGGTCCGCTCAATCCAAGGGGAACAATAAAACCGTAAACCCCTACAAAACAAGATGGAGGTTGTAGCCACAACTACGACTGAAGTAGTTCTCCAGCGACCGTTAAAGTTAATCGGTATCGTTGCAGCTTTTCTCGGGTCTGCCCTGATCGTCGTGTGCATGATCAGTGACATCTGGGTACTAGGATACTCACGCGCGGACATGCGAACTGAAGAGACGTTGAACTTTTACCAAGGCTTGTGGAGTCTGTGTGGAGACTATGTCGGCACACCACCGCCACCGGGATCCGAGAGAACATTGTCGTGTACAACACCCCAGAGCCAAGGTAAGGCTGTACAGAAGCCTCAGGGGCAATGTAAGGCTGTATACGTGTATAGAACAGCAGTCTGACAAGGAGAACGCCTGGGGTCAATCAATGTAAGACTGTATAGAACAGCACTCTGTCGTGTAGAACACCTCTGAACAGAACAAGTGATTTCACATGATATACATAATCAGGTCGGCCAGATACAAGTCTGAATATGAATATCCCAGATTAAGAACCATGGGCAGTTGAAGTCCTTCACCCGTGCCAATGTTTGCCAACGAACCAGAAAAATATTAAGAGCCAAACAATTTTTGCTTCTTCATGTTTATCctttgtaattttctgttaCAGTGCCTTCGAAAACTTTTCATAAGATCGAAAGTGTTAAAAGGCaaataatttgttttgtttgtttgtttgttttatttattcaccGTTGAAAAACTATAACATTGGAGTAAAGAAAGGTATTTTAAAAAGTGCAGAAGGAAGAAGAAGCCTACGAGTCTTATACGACAAATAGTAGTGAACAATCCCAAGGCTAaaccgtttagaactttattcaagcccacaccacgactagtttcgccttgtgtgtggctttctcaatggtAGGGCTCGAATGGGCACAAGTACAGCGTGTTCTGGCTTTCATAGACCAAGCGTGAAGTGCACCAGGTGGCTTAAGCGTCCACGGCTTTCGTGCTATTGCCTGCTGTACTAGGTCAGCATTGATAGTCCAGGCGTCACGTATTGGGAAATAACTGTCTGTGTTTACCTGGTAGCCTGGGTCCAGGCGACTGCGGCCTCCGTATTGGGAAATAACTGTCTGTGTTTACCTGGTAGCCTGGGTCCAGGCGACTGCAGCCTCCGTATTGGGAAATAACTGTCTGTGTTTACCTGGTAGCCTGGGTCCAGGCGACTGCAGCCTCCGTATTGGGAAATAACTGTCTGTGTTTACCTGGTAGCCTGGGTCCAGGCGACTGCGGCCTCCGTATTGGGAAATAACTGTCTGTGTTTACCTGGTAGCCTGGGTCCAGGCGACTGCGGCCTTCGCGCTGGTGAGTCTGGTGCTGTCGCTGGCAGGGTTGGTGCTGGGCTCCCTGGCCTTCTGTGTGGAGAGGTACCGCCGCCTGTACAGACTGGCGGGGACCGCGCTCATGATGGCAGGTACGAACTTTCAATCAATACTTTTATGTTAACATATGCATTAGATCATGTCTAAGCCTTCTTTGATAAGATAATACTTTCATATTTTGAACAtcttgtgttatttgggcagAGAAGATGatatcaactgacataattcatgcaaatgagatccgTATATGCATAATAAATGGAAAACCTTTATGATGTTACTCGAAAAAGGCTAagatcagtcggcgaaggtatgaggtcgtgaaactctagtttACATTTGCAATGAATTTGTACTTAGAACTAGTCACTTTGTGGGAAACAAAAAGATCAGAAATTCCAATTTTATTCCAGCCCCAGctcatgaatttatgaattaaCACATCCAAACTAACagcaaaaaagaaacaggaagtaTTGTCCTTTGTGTCCGCATTTCATTTATAATCAATCACTTTCAATGAAGATTAACTTTaccattgaattgtctttcattagaaaagttaagcagcattctttgacaagttgatacaGCATTCTTTACCATCTTATgtttataaaccaaactgtcgttgcGTCTTATGTATAAATAAGGAGATCGGCCAGAGCCCGCCCAAGCTCCGACCGACACCAGCACAACGCTCGCCTGAAGCACGCCTAACTTTTCAAAAGTCGGGCGGAACaccgacgacggtcgtccgatcaCCGAGCGAGAGTCGCACAAGGCCGAAGAGTTTGGGCGATCTCCGACCGACAAAAAACGtgtctaaaatcgtcggattGCCGCCTGACTATTGGCCGAGTGTTGGACTCGGGCGAGCCACGGGCAACCTGCTGACGAGCTGTCCGCCTGAGCTCAAacatcgtcgccgaggcctcgctttACTCGCGACGGGGGGTTTACTGCACTCTCTTGTTCTCTtacttctttaaaaaaagaagccTTAAACATGAGTTTTacgatctcataccttcgccaaatgatgttaatctTTACCTCTAAAGCAcatgttacacatagccgaacatggacTCCCGACCTttccccgaccatggttaggagtcactcgggagctaggtcggttGTGGTCGGGAGTTGCTTGGCtcagtcggctggtgttcggctgcgccagccgaatattctaaaattttcaaaacattcggctctggacggtgggtctggaatgggttggctggtgctCGGTCGGTGTTCTGCACAGTCGCtagtcggctagtgttcggctggtgttcggtaGTAAGTgagcagtaaaattagaaccttaacaaCGCCAGAATCACTGCTGACTTGCtaccaactagtttccaacctaccacccaaaggccgtagacaaatctctgctaactcattcccaaccaatTGACTACTAtcagaacgtgggcgaatcgCCCCTTCACCCGACCAAAATTCAAAGAAGcacctggaactgaaacaggatgacactcaggcaaACTAAAAGCCGTATTAAAGCTAAccgtgatccgaattcgatctctctgtgatgttaacaacacagaataatggattttttttattaaaaacgaaaatgacccctcttttgaaagtcgctgaatatgtccatttcaattcgtgagaagGTTAGCAATCGGTCGaggattagtcaggagagattcgacagtctgcggctagaggtcgggatggttgggagcaGGTTAGAAAGTATTCGGGGCTCAGTTGGgagtaattatctccatgaaaaatggagattttttcatggagatattgttttgagcgtgtttgcgtgtgtgtttgcgtgcgtgtttgtgtgtgtgtccagatgcttgtagtcagcTTGTagtcaagaacgtctggatggattgtaatgacatttggtatgtgggtaggtgttgggagaacaaaggtcatgGTCCCCTAGTAcgtgacactggaactgcattggcgtttttgtcaaaatcttccaaggagaataactgaacaaaggaacgacagatttccgtgttatCTAATATGcgggtagcttggacagagatgtacacaatgtgcAAATTATCCAAATTGTCCATTCTAGGCATATTGTGACAGCTTACACTGTTGGTTTTGAAACTAGGTCAAGTATTCCCCAGGGACCCAACagctggtcaaaccacaaagggatagccaaccaaacctgtatacttgtttctattatgtggatagcttaagtgttactcgatataatgaaatggtgataatgcaaatcagaatctaatttgcataattaaggggGACAtcttataaacccactccgttcaatggtacaACAGTTCAAAAGTGCAACACATTGAAAGatacaagttatgcaaatgaagacctaatttgcataattaatgagaaaatattgttatgtgacagtgaacatagttgaatacaaatgatgcaaatgttggcctaatttgcattatacatatttcatggagatttgaggtctccgaactcttgtttggtttggggatggttgggacatgttcggcgcatgttcgacgccaaagataggcgtggcctaaaaactggtcagactggtGGCTTctctgctcccgaactaccgccgacctgagtcgacTGGTGTTCGAGACCCATGTtcagctatgtgtaacctgggcttaacTTATCATGTTTctcaatgattatgcaaataagatgcTCATTTGTATATCAGCTGTtagtcttctccacccaaataacaaaaGTTATTTAAAGTATGAAAGATGATCTTAGCAAAATGAGACCTTAATTATACATGTCAAAcgattttcatttttacttaacttccaaatgctccAAGCCATAGTATCAAATTCCCGTCGTTTATCACTATGGGAACATAGTATTCTCTCTAATTaggcaaattaggtcctcatttgcatagttcatatctatCGATGTTCCTTTTTGTAGATGTCACATGTTAGAATAAACCTTTCATAGAAACTTGAAAGTGAAATGACAGATGGCACAGTCCTTTACGTCGACGTTGgttcttttttgtttgctttcatTTATCACCTACGtgaacggaggtattgttttcgatgggtctgtttgtgtttccgtatATTTTTGCCAGCACAACTTAAAAAGCTATACATTGATTGTAAGGATATTTAGTAGATGAGTAGGCCTATGGTcggatttgggccccctggagTCTTTTCTTTATCTTCAGTGGCACTGCCTTTTTTTTCCATCTGGATATGTCAATCATCACGtacgttatgtaacgttacataccaaaaatcacgaTCATGAACTCCTTCTTGGGGTCTTCTCTTTCAAATTTGGAAAAATGTCCCCTTACTTGCTGCTATGTACCATTAAAgttgtgaccatagcatgtctagagcATGAGATTTAAAATTCGGgagatctgctgcagtaccataacaagtcACCAGGAGATCCTTAATCGAGCTTGCCCGTCGTTTTGCCGACACATACCATACAGACAATCAACCACCCACAAACGGCACcaaaacataaccatcttggcgaaggtaataataaacTATTTCTTTCCACCATCCGATTCACACTGACCATGTCCCTTCCATACTGAGATATCTGCCGAGATACCGTGCCTTTAACATACATATTCAAATCCCAGAATTTGATACCATTGATATGATCTTCGAGAAATGTTTACTTGGGGGGTAATTCGTAAAGGAATTCGTGGTGAATTGGGAACCTTCCCAATCATGATTGAtgctgaattgaattgaaataaaacttaatACTGGCACCGGTTAGTAAATTTACCCGCATTTTAAAGGCACTCTACTTCGTGAAGCATACTAGTATGACGTTTTACATTCCGCTGACCCtgactggattaatcatgtaaatgacatttttaaCTTTAATGGTTTTGGGCATGCATGAACAAACCATAGGTCATAGAGTTGATGTGTTGATTTATCAATTACGATCCCGTTTGcaggatatatacatgtacttctattcaaaacaattcaaaactttacatttattcTGTGttaaagataactttattgcacaacaattgtacaaggtacaaagtatggcattcactggtacatagataacattctattaggctaaccaatctatctaatacaatatcatgtagtagtctatcttatacaatatggtgaagtagtctatcttatacaatatggtgtagtagtatgggatgacaatgggattttacaatcattggaggagtttcttacgtctagacattctttgatatatttcccaatttataccatgcatgggttgtcacaagtcattatgtacttaaatttgctgttcaagtccattgagataaatcctggtaaatccgacgatagcattgggtatagtgaattacgtatatcgaaatatttgggacatacaatcaaaaagtgatattcgtcttcaactacctctggacaaaatggacaaaccctctggtcgataggaagtttttgaaatctccccgtttctatacttaatttatgacagccaattctgagatttgtgattgctctacgtacgtcaaggctcttaatgtttgaaaggtaattttcttgcttataattcttgtttaaggtagaaagaaaagaaagtttggaattgtttcgaATAGCGCAATGCCAATTTCGTATATAAATATCTTGTAGACATTGTCGCAGCTGAGTGttgattatatctatatggTATGACTTCGGGTTCAGTTAAATAAAAGGCACGGACAAGAAAAATACCTATCagatatacataattttgaagttcGTAGAGCAATCTCCAAATTCAAAATAAGAATATGCAGTCATAGATTGAATGTGGAAATTGGAAGATACCTTAAAATTCCCCGcgaccagaggttttgtccattctgtccaaatgaaattgaagatgaacgttaacaacactttatcctagattgtcaacgatatcatgataaacgctcaaagctgttcaaccttctttccacttgctcaacagaatttgatacattccagtcTATATAGATTAAATTCAACTACATAtaattctagaaggagacaacccttactgtgtataaataggtagatatatcaaagacttccgaaaataatttcatcaggttggtagaatataggatataggagattctttttacacaaccaggtattctcacctgctaacgtttcgatgtctatcagacaccttcttcagtgcttctgactggagtactgtttCTCAACGATATAACGCTACTTATAGcggtttagatcttagaactagtagtgtaagtgataggttaaactcaaCATGTCGAATTATTCATacacttgtacgtaggttaaccattttgtatcccattgtttgtagAAGACCtcacgaaagtcgctgtacttttgttgtgtcactaAAGGTTGTCTGTCTGTCACGTTTTTCTCCAGTTGTTTCAGGCCTGGTGTCGCTGGTGGTGTTCCCGGCGCTGTTCCACATGGACCTGACGGCCGTGCTGGCCCAGACACCCACCGTGGCGGGGGAATGGTACCGGGACAACTGGGAGTTCGGCTGGGGGTACGGGGTCGGCTGGGGAGCCGTCTTTTTCGACTTCGGCGCCTCGCTTATCTTCCTCTGCGGGAAGGACAGGGATGAGATCAAACAGACCGCGGAGTATTACATGTCTGCAGAGCATGACGACCTGTAGGTTATTGAAAACATCCCAGCGCATTTGAAAAGAATGAATCTAAAGGTTGATTTTGGTAACTCGGAATCTACGAACAGCACTGGTTGGCTTGatgatatttaccttcgccgagaaggctatgcagagggtagcgtttgtgtgtgtgtgtgtaaagaagcagaataactggagaaggccttgatggattgtctttatatttggaaggtgggtagatcttgatgagacctgaaaatgattagattttgggtaccctagcggcttgtcacggtactgcagcggaactcccagtttggatatctcgtgctctggacatgctatggaactgattttttagtggtagatagctctttggacagagagtaagtgctataggtttgggccacctagcggcttttggaactgcaggagcaggttttgcttcagactttgaaagggaataactcaagaagggcatgatgaatggccatgatttttggtaagtagatagcttgagtaatgatgaaagtttattgcaaattcctgcccgtaggctaattgcaagtacatgtacatgtatacgtaacacagagtggacggacagataataATGAAcaatatgactactctagtcttagtatctaattttcataattaatgaggaaagtttgtacatccgccaaattccaggatacgactctcaaacatgtgacacatgtaactggggaagagagaaatattattagatatcaactatgcaaatgaagacctaatttgcataattattgagaaaatacttgatggatggtcatgatttttggtatgtatacagcttacgtgatgcttgtatgattagacgacaattatgcaaatcagattctaatttgcataattaatgcggaGATCCTAAAAACTcgctgtaatccatgatatgactattaaaatatgtgacatttgtaactgagaaagaggatcatcctgtcagtagtcaCTTCCCTGTTTTTTAGAAccggcgaaaatcaatgcgcgcgcggatgtcatccataagagtATGTGACAGGAAAAAACGCGTAGGTCTGTCGAAAAGACGTAGAGGCAACGACGCCAAGACATGTTAACAACATTTGGTGAGTCTTTTCATGAATCTTGGCACCTGGATGGTTTGAAGGACGACTGTGTTTGCAACTCAAGTTTGGCGGGATAATAAAGGGACAGGACAATAAATCGATTGAAGCCAATGTTTACTGTCGCCGTGTTGCTGTtgtgtatttgggtgaaatacggTAACGTTGTATTTgccaaatacattgtatctggCTTTTGACTGGGATGAACCGCTATAGGTGTGTAGGTACCTCGCGTGTGAATTATTTAGTGATTGAACAGTCTATTAATCTTCTGAAgctaaatcaaatcaaaacatacAATTGATAAAAATCCTGATTTTCGcgataagaagaagaaacatgatgTCTTTCATTCATGAAGATCAGGGGTGCTAAAGTATTCATACTAATTGTACGTAATTCAAACGAATATATACGAATCTTACAGAATTATACGATCCATTAtgagaaacatacgaattttatggaatacatacgatccatttcTAAATAAACATTGGCCTTCGCGCTAACACCGAATGTAGCTCAGTCTGGTCCTCTTAGTTACTCTAAGTCTAcattagtgcagcttgagattttagCAGGATGGAATACGCCATTATCAAGCTCTTAAACGCCAAAATATCGTGCGCTGAAGAACTGGCTCTTACGAatcagccatcttgaatttgagTCGGCGGCTAGACGCCCTGGTGGTATTCGGGGCTCTGTTGTGAGGAAGTCGTACTGGTCGTGAAATGGTAGTCTGCATGCCAGACCCCAAATCTCTAAAACATCTATCGTGTGGGGGTAGacattttagagattgggggtctggcgcTCCAGGCTATGACGTGGTTGTGACATAGTCGTCGTGAGAAATAGGCTTGACTTAATGCTATGCCGACTGCTGCCAACCCAGAGGGAAGGTGGTGAATGTGAAAATGGGTTATCGCGCCGGAACTGCACGCACAGACACGACGAACTGAAGATTATGCCTCCATTTTCATGACGGTTATGAATAGAATGCTTTCCTTGGCTATGTGAATGTAGAATTATTGTTTGTGTTAACTATATATAGTTTTTTTAAAAGGTTTATCGACTGAAAATGGCTTCTAAGAGTGGGAGATTTAGAATGAGAGTTGGATGCTTTTAGCACGGATTTCACTACCGTAACGACAATATAGATGAGGCCTAAGCCGTGTTGCGTACTGTGTGGAGATTACAacatcaaacagacagagagacgcACTCCGGCCTACTCTGTATGATCATTGCTCAACCGGCAGACCTGCCCTTGGGCGTGACAGACTCGGTTATGTCAGACCACGTAGGAAAGTTGATAGTCTACAAGTACGGTTGAGTAGAAGCTGAAAGGCTCAGCTAAGCACGCCCTGGTTTCCGGTGTTGATTGATCAGCTTATGTTAGAATTGATTAAATTTTTTCCTAATACACCTTGAGGTCCTTGAGGCTTGAGGTTACAAAAAAGCGATGTATATTATCTTTATATAACATTTGGCATTGTACAGTAATCTTCAAACAGATATTGGGAGGGAAAATAGCAACCATTCGTGCTGCCACGTTTTcccaacacgcacacacatCTGAGAACAGTGGGAGAAATGCGCGTCAGGAAATTGTTAGGATTTTGCCTCTCAATATCTGTCCGGAGATTGCTTATATCGTGTAACGTTACGCATTCTTCAGTACCTCAGTCAGGGATACTTGCACATGCACATCTGCCCCAGATAGAGTCGTCACAAATCGAAGGTCCTTGAAAGCACGAAACAATCTGATGATATTGTGTGATAGCAGACCGCCTTGTTCTCAGCTGTTAGTGAACTGTAGGGTCTTATTGAGGATTTGCGACAtaaatattttgtatgtttctgaTATGACGTAATAACAGAATGGATCCTATTCGGCACAAGTGGTAAGTTGAAAGCTGCACCACCTTTGAAAATCCAAATTGCACTACAAACTGTGGAACAAGTATACCAATTCAAATACCTAGGTGTGCTCCTGGACAGTAAAATTACCTGGAATGAGCACTTAGATACGGTATGCTCCAAGGTTTCGCAGAGAATAGGACTATTGAAGCGCCTCAGATTCGGTCTCACTGTCAACATTGCTAGTATGCTATACCGTTCTATGATTTTACCGCTCTTTGATTATTGCGACACTGTCTGGGGAAACTGCAACATCACCAAGCAGCGACAGGTCCTTCAAAATCGAGCTGCCAGCTGCAGGGTCATCCTACACATGAGGCAACAATCCAGTGTACAGGATCTGCACACCAGACTCAACTGGACGTACCGTGACGCAGCGCAGAAAAGGACATATGTGTGTCATGGTTTTTAAATGTATTAACGGGCTTGTCCCTTCATACTTGGATGCCACTTCTGTACGCAACCACCTGTTACACAAATACAACACAATAGGCAAACCTCAACACCCCACAAACCTAATTACACCACAGCCGGTCACCGCACATTTGCCTTCAGAGGCACAACATTTTTATACAATACACTACCAGCAGATATAAGGCGCTTATCTACCCTACCACAGGTTAAAGCAGCCCTGAGACGCATGAATGCACATAACTAACCTCTGACCTTCACTGACCTATATTGTGTTTGACCTGGATTAGGCTGATTTATGGactttgatgttttattttgaCGCACCTATTTGTACCCATTGTATGTTGTCCACTTCCGTTCTACTGCCAAACTGTAAGAAGAACTAGTGTTGATTCGTTCTGTCAGTTCATtatagtgacgctgaagaagagtgatggatgtcactcgaaacgtccgcaAATATACCTccgaatttcatccagttgtagagaaatatattgtttacctggatgtctaaccttcataaacgtaagAATATGCTTAGTACTACGCAGTTTCTCTTGCATTTAATCTTGAATTCATGAAAACAATCAGGGAAACGACATTATAGTATTGTGAATTTTCACAGAATATACCATCAACACcgtacattgtatttcaggTGATCATTATTATTACTCaacattaggggtgggtaccggtacataaattcaggtccaggtccaggtccagcgggtcaggtccaggtccggacctgtacctgtacctgattatggtactgtcgcagtacatcatattttggagagtaggacacacgtaaaagtctccaaacgtcatgtctggaacgatataatttcttaggtttgcactttgtctcgaaattataactatactctcctcgccgtctgtttactcatcctttaagtgtttctaaaTGATTCACAGCTATCATCTTCGAagacgactcgttaaatctgctgttttgtattttcttagaccagttatttggccgcctgctggtagcctggtactatgaattttctaatcggtccataggccggtccactgattttttacggaccggtttttttggaccggtccattaagaaataccggttttgtaccggtacacggtaccggtacccacccctactcaACATCATTTGGTGCCTTCCAATTGTATTTGTCAGATATAAGGTAGATAAAAGAACATGAGTTACATGTCATGGGGGTGGATTATGTGGAACTGCGCTGTCTGACTAAAAGTGATCTTCAGCCTTAATCAGCCAATAGGAGGGCTGGTGAAGCTTTTAGTGATATTGTCAATAGATGCCGTCTGGATCGGCAGCACAGATTTACCCAAAAACCTTTTAAGGGAGCCAGGTTCAGTCCAGACCGGAGGGAGGGGGCGAGACTTGAACAGATACTATCGGATACTATCGGCCTGTATGAGGCAGTGGTGTGTGCTTCATCACCAATTGTttgctgtgttgttttgttgcctGTGTTTAAGGGATGTTTTCGATAGCCGTCAATTGGGTTCGTCACTTTTGTGTTGGGAAGCAAGATAATGAGTACATGGAGATCGCCACATACAGACCTGATTAGCGTTTCAAATCAGCACCACTCCCTTAGTTTTCAGGCGATTGACTTATAAGTTGATAGAGATGGTAACTTGATTAGATGCCTTCGCTAGGTTTTCACTATTCTTCCTTATATTGGACGTTTATTATTTGTcgtatttgaatttttcttttttcctaCGGCCCGTATCTTGGCTGTGTTGTGTTCTCAAAAGCGGTACGACAGGAATTGCAGCTGCCGTgtatttaatgaatgaatatgcATATGATTACTTAGTGAGGAACTAACTAATTGAAGTCTTAGAGAGCAACAGTTAAATGTGTCAAACACGCTTAATTcactttttaagtatccttatatcccccatgtagagacCAAATCAACATTTCCAATTCATGTTAGCATTATATGACAATTATGTATGGTTTTCACACAGcgacagaaaaaattgccataacttgccccgtagtgagacgtcattatctgatttattatagccccaaacccaaaaaatccccataaagagcccccattcacggctcgcgttatgagtggcccaattaaacgacgcttgattttgaatcagtagatgttcctctctctagcaacagtaaaaccattctccaaagccactgcccagggcagataatgccccttaaaaatgactataattcaatgatgaaaattctactttcattggttctggtaaccccctagttcACCCTCTtgatttcaatgcttcaccttcaacctTTGGTAGGTGAAACCAGTaaa
Proteins encoded in this region:
- the LOC136442929 gene encoding transmembrane protein 47-like, which encodes MEVVATTTTEVVLQRPLKLIGIVAAFLGSALIVVCMISDIWVLGYSRADMRTEETLNFYQGLWSLCGDYVGTPPPPGSERTLSCTTPQSQAWVQATAAFALVSLVLSLAGLVLGSLAFCVERYRRLYRLAGTALMMAVVSGLVSLVVFPALFHMDLTAVLAQTPTVAGEWYRDNWEFGWGYGVGWGAVFFDFGASLIFLCGKDRDEIKQTAEYYMSAEHDDL